Proteins encoded by one window of Hippoglossus hippoglossus isolate fHipHip1 chromosome 15, fHipHip1.pri, whole genome shotgun sequence:
- the LOC117775832 gene encoding kynurenine 3-monooxygenase, with protein sequence MEKSAEGPAKKKVVAVVGGGLVGALNACFFAKRGFEVEVFETREDIRQAKVVKGRSINLALSHRGRQALKHVGMEEKIISQGIPMHARMIHSPSGKQSPIPYGKKGQYILSVDRANLNKQLLTEAETYPNTKLNFDHKLQDWSAETGLMTFVRSDGSKDQIKADLIVGCDGAFSAIRKQFLRRSRCNYSQTYIPHGYMELTMPPIDGEFAMKPNYLHIWPRNTFMMIALPNLDKTFTCTLFMPFDDFEKITTGDEVIEFFQKYFSDTIPLIGLDALKRDYFRLPALAMVSVKCSPYHIGDKCVLMGDAAHAVVPFYGQGMNAGFEDCIVFDEVMDQFNEDFSAVLPEYTRVRVPDDHAIADLAMYNYIEMRAHVNSTWFLFRKHVDDFLHFLMPKTIIPLYTMVTFTRTRYHKAVERWHWQDKVINRGLLFSATGAVLGGSYLLIKNPPDINKLIIPAEKLWNKVVALRT encoded by the exons ATGGAGAAATCAGCCGAGGGACCAGCCAAGAAGAAAGTTGTAGCAGTGGTGGGAGGTGGTTTG GTTGGAGCACTGAACGCCTGCTTCTTTGCCAAAAGAGGCTTTGAAGTGGAAGTCTTTGAAACCAGGGAAG ATATCCGCCAAGCCAAAGTTGTGAAGGGGAGAAGCATCAACCTGGCTTTGTCTCACAGAGGCCGACAAGCACTGAAACATGTTgggatggaggagaag attATCTCACAAGGAATTCCCATGCATGCAAGAATGATCCACTCACCGAGTGGGAAACAGTCCCCGATCCCTTATGGCAAGAAAGGCCAG TACATCCTGTCAGTAGACCGGGCCAACTTGAACAAACAGCTGCTAACAG AGGCCGAGACGTATCCAAACACAAAGCTGAACTTCGATCACAAACTGCAGGACTGGAGCGCTGAAACAGGGCTAATGACCTTTGTCAG ATCAGATGGATCCAAGGACCAGATCAAGGCAGACCTGATTGTGGGCTGCGATGGAGCTTTCTCTGCCATCCGCAAGCAGTTCCTGCGTCGCAGCCGCTGCAACTACAGCCAGACGTACATCCCCCATGGCTACATGGAGCTCACAATGCCTCCCATCGATGGAGAG TTTGCCATGAAGCCCAATTATCTGCACATCTGGCCACGGAACACATTCATGATGATAGCTCTGCCCAACTTG GACAAGACATTCACCTGTACCCTCTTCATGCCCTTTGATGACTTTGAGAAGATCACCACAGGAGATGAAGTCATTGAGTTTTTCCAGAAGTACTTCTCTGACACCATACCACTAATAGGACT TGATGCTCTCAAGAGGGATTATTTCCGTTTGCCTGCGCTGGCCATGGTGTCTGTAAAGTGTTCGCCGTATCACATTGGAGACAAATGTGTCCTTATGGGCGATGCAGCCCACGCAGTGGTGCCTTTCTATGGGCAGGGGATGAACGCT GGCTTTGAGGACTGCATTGTGTTTGACGAAGTAATGGATCAGTTCAATGAGGATTTCA GTGCTGTACTGCCTGAGTATACTAGAGTGCGAGTTCCAGACGACCATGCAATTGCAGACCTGGCCATGTACAACTACATTGAG atGCGAGCACATGTGAACTCCACATGGTTCCTGTTCAGAAAACATGTTGATGActtcctccacttcctcatGCCAAAGACAATCATTCCACTTTACACAATG GTCACCTTCACTAGGACAAGATACCACAAAGCTGTGGAGCGCTGGCATTGGCAGGACAAA GTGATAAACCGGGGCCTGCTGTTCAGTGCTACAGGGGCTGTTTTGGGAGGCTCCTACCTGCTCATTAAAAATCCTCCCGATATCAACAAGCTCATCATCCCCGCTGAGAAACTGTGGAACAAGGTTGTGGCCCTCAGGACCTGA